The Yersinia intermedia genome window below encodes:
- the argE gene encoding acetylornithine deacetylase, translating to MKLPPFIELYRALIATPSISATDSALDQSNEALINLLAGWFVDLGFRVEIQPVPDTRHKFNLLASIGEKNIGKGNGGLLLAGHTDTVPFDEGRWTRDPFTLTEHDNKLYGLGTADMKGFFAFILDAVRDIDASKLSKPLYILATADEETTMAGARYFAASSQLRPDFAIIGEPTSLQPVRAHKGHISNAIRITGQSGHSSDPARGVNAIDLMHESITELMKLRTRLQERYHNPAFTIPYPTMNFGHINGGDAANRICACCELHMDIRPLPGLTLSDLNGLMTEALAPVSQRWPGRLSIDELHPPIPGYECPTDHHMVGVIEKLLGERTAVVNYCTEAPFIQQVCPTLVLGPGSIDQAHQPDEFIDVAFIEPTRELIGQLVDHFCQQ from the coding sequence ATGAAATTACCTCCATTTATTGAGCTGTATCGGGCGTTAATCGCGACGCCATCGATCAGCGCAACCGATAGCGCTCTCGATCAAAGTAATGAGGCGTTAATCAACTTGTTGGCCGGATGGTTTGTAGACTTGGGTTTTCGCGTCGAGATCCAACCCGTGCCCGATACACGCCACAAATTTAATCTGCTTGCCTCTATTGGTGAAAAAAACATCGGAAAAGGCAATGGTGGATTATTGCTGGCGGGCCATACCGATACGGTGCCTTTTGATGAAGGGCGTTGGACCCGTGACCCGTTCACCCTGACCGAACATGACAATAAGTTGTATGGTTTAGGTACCGCCGACATGAAAGGCTTTTTTGCTTTTATTCTGGATGCGGTGCGCGATATCGATGCCAGCAAACTGAGCAAGCCACTGTATATTCTGGCGACCGCCGATGAAGAAACTACCATGGCGGGCGCGCGCTATTTTGCCGCCTCCAGCCAGTTGCGCCCAGACTTTGCCATTATCGGTGAGCCAACCTCGCTGCAACCGGTGCGGGCGCACAAAGGGCATATTTCCAATGCTATTCGTATTACCGGCCAGTCCGGGCACTCTAGCGATCCAGCTCGTGGGGTTAATGCCATTGATTTAATGCATGAATCTATCACTGAATTGATGAAGCTGCGCACCAGGTTGCAAGAGCGTTATCACAATCCGGCGTTTACCATTCCGTATCCCACCATGAATTTTGGTCATATTAACGGCGGTGATGCGGCAAACCGTATCTGTGCTTGCTGTGAATTGCATATGGATATCCGCCCGTTGCCAGGCCTGACATTAAGTGATCTGAACGGGTTGATGACCGAAGCGCTGGCTCCGGTAAGTCAACGCTGGCCGGGCCGTTTGAGCATTGACGAACTGCATCCGCCGATCCCAGGCTATGAATGCCCAACCGATCACCATATGGTAGGGGTTATCGAGAAATTATTGGGTGAGCGTACTGCGGTGGTGAACTACTGCACCGAAGCGCCGTTTATCCAGCAAGTGTGCCCAACCTTGGTGCTGGGACCCGGCTCGATCGATCAGGCCCATCAGCCAGATGAATTTATCGATGTGGCCTTTATCGAGCCAACCCGCGAGCTGATTGGTCAGTTGGTTGACCATTTCTGCCAGCAGTAA